One window of the Candidatus Dependentiae bacterium genome contains the following:
- the rplE gene encoding 50S ribosomal protein L5 yields MEKARLQEQYINEIRPALYKTLGVKNIMETPKISKIVLNIGVKDADTKKLQVVEGVLARIAGQKPVRTRARKSIAGFKLREGMPIGAMVTLRGKSMYEFLDRLINLALPTVRDFQGVTPNFDGSGNYNLGIKDWIIFPEVEYGVSEKPYGMNITIHTTAFDDNGGRELLKKFGMPFREKK; encoded by the coding sequence ATGGAAAAAGCCAGACTGCAAGAACAATACATAAATGAAATACGCCCAGCTTTATATAAAACGCTTGGTGTAAAAAATATTATGGAAACACCTAAGATTAGTAAAATAGTTCTTAATATTGGTGTGAAAGATGCAGATACAAAAAAATTACAAGTAGTTGAAGGTGTCTTAGCTCGTATTGCAGGACAAAAGCCAGTACGAACACGTGCTCGCAAATCAATTGCAGGATTTAAATTACGTGAAGGCATGCCTATAGGGGCGATGGTTACTTTACGTGGAAAATCTATGTATGAATTTCTAGATCGCTTAATTAATTTAGCATTGCCTACGGTTCGAGATTTTCAGGGCGTTACACCAAACTTTGATGGATCAGGGAATTATAATTTAGGGATCAAAGATTGGATAATTTTCCCAGAAGTAGAGTATGGCGTAAGTGAAAAGCCGTATGGTATGAACATTACCATACATACAACAGCATTTGATGATAACGGTGGCAGAGAATTGTTGAAAAAATTTGGTATGCCATTTCGTGAAAAGAAATAG
- a CDS encoding type Z 30S ribosomal protein S14: protein MAKKSLVEKSNKKPKFAVRAYNRCKLCGRPRAYMRIFSMCRICFRKNALNGLLPGVKKTSW, encoded by the coding sequence ATGGCTAAAAAATCTTTGGTTGAAAAATCAAATAAAAAACCAAAATTTGCAGTACGCGCGTATAATCGTTGTAAATTATGTGGAAGACCGCGTGCCTATATGCGAATATTTAGTATGTGTCGTATTTGTTTCAGAAAAAATGCACTGAATGGGTTACTCCCAGGTGTTAAAAAAACAAGTTGGTAA
- the rplF gene encoding 50S ribosomal protein L6, which produces MSKIGRKPINIDNVEVDIKNKVIHYKGAHNSGTYQLPSELLATLQDKDLKLAVDTQSVDAQKKSIREMNRVWGLHRALLANEIAGAAKKFEKVIKITGLGFKAQVSGKNIVFVLGYSHKIDFELPETVIAEVDRTGQVLTLKSPNRELVGLTVSKIEALRPTEPYKGTGVSEATKFIFRKAGKTKAG; this is translated from the coding sequence ATGTCTAAGATTGGACGGAAACCAATAAATATCGACAATGTAGAAGTTGATATAAAAAATAAAGTTATTCATTATAAAGGTGCTCATAATTCAGGAACATACCAGTTACCATCGGAATTACTTGCTACCCTACAAGATAAAGATTTAAAACTAGCTGTTGATACCCAATCAGTAGATGCACAAAAAAAATCAATTAGAGAGATGAATCGTGTTTGGGGATTACATCGTGCATTATTAGCAAATGAAATTGCTGGTGCTGCAAAAAAATTTGAAAAAGTAATAAAAATTACGGGGTTAGGTTTTAAGGCGCAAGTATCCGGTAAAAATATAGTTTTTGTATTGGGATACAGTCATAAGATCGATTTTGAATTGCCTGAAACTGTAATAGCAGAAGTGGATCGCACGGGTCAAGTACTAACTCTTAAATCACCAAATAGAGAATTGGTTGGTTTAACAGTAAGTAAAATTGAGGCATTACGCCCGACTGAACCATATAAAGGTACTGGTGTAAGCGAAGCAACAAAATTTATTTTCCGTAAAGCGGGTAAAACAAAAGCTGGTTAA
- the map gene encoding type I methionyl aminopeptidase yields the protein MITIKNKSSIRKMEEAGFILARLFEDLKPMVREGVSTLELNTWIENQLRINGMKSKTKGYHGYRHASCISINDEVVHGVPVAHKILKKGDLVKIDVCASKHGYCADMARAFFVGTPTDIMEKLVRVAQDALDKGIEQVRPGNRISDISAAIQKEVERHGFGVVRDFAGHGIGKQMHEDPEILNYGEPGNGPVLRPGMTFAIEPMITAGNYNVYVTEDGWTVKTEDKSLAAHVEDTVVVTENKPKILTRLNRDVAQG from the coding sequence ATGATTACAATCAAAAACAAGTCCTCTATTCGCAAAATGGAGGAAGCGGGTTTTATACTCGCACGTTTATTTGAAGATTTAAAACCAATGGTACGTGAAGGTGTAAGTACGCTCGAACTTAACACATGGATAGAAAATCAATTGCGTATTAATGGTATGAAATCAAAAACAAAAGGTTACCATGGTTATCGTCATGCAAGTTGTATTTCGATAAATGATGAAGTAGTACATGGGGTACCTGTAGCACATAAAATTCTAAAAAAAGGCGATCTGGTAAAGATTGATGTTTGTGCATCAAAGCATGGTTACTGTGCAGATATGGCTCGCGCTTTTTTTGTAGGTACACCAACTGACATTATGGAAAAACTAGTACGTGTAGCTCAAGATGCGCTGGATAAAGGGATTGAACAAGTACGCCCTGGTAATAGAATTTCAGACATTTCTGCAGCTATACAAAAAGAAGTAGAGCGACATGGGTTTGGTGTAGTACGAGATTTTGCGGGGCATGGAATTGGTAAACAAATGCATGAAGACCCAGAAATTTTAAATTATGGTGAACCAGGTAATGGACCGGTTTTGCGACCAGGAATGACATTTGCTATTGAACCTATGATTACTGCGGGTAACTACAATGTGTATGTTACTGAAGATGGATGGACGGTAAAAACTGAAGATAAAAGTTTAGCCGCTCATGTAGAAGATACAGTTGTGGTAACTGAGAATAAACCAAAAATTTTGACACGATTGAATCGTGATGTTGCACAAGGATAA
- the rpsD gene encoding 30S ribosomal protein S4: protein MMKNMTEKSQQQARSTKFVDREKKESKDIRRTKLSEYGKQLYEKQRLKHMYGLRERQFRRFFQIALKAFEGTPGDNLLNMLERRLDNVVYRLKMAISRAQARQIIVHGHVLVNGKKVSSPSYLVSVNDTIALDNAVEKKEAFLDQVVDKRMKMGIKVPEWLELNKQERKGIVLRDPVRADIQVPIEEHLIVELYSK from the coding sequence ATGATGAAAAATATGACAGAAAAATCACAACAACAAGCGCGTTCCACAAAGTTTGTTGATAGAGAAAAAAAAGAAAGCAAAGACATACGACGTACCAAATTATCTGAATATGGTAAACAGTTGTATGAAAAGCAACGTCTTAAGCACATGTATGGATTGCGTGAGCGTCAATTCCGTCGTTTTTTTCAAATAGCATTGAAAGCATTTGAAGGAACGCCAGGTGACAATTTGTTAAACATGCTAGAACGTCGTTTGGATAATGTTGTCTATCGTTTAAAAATGGCAATATCACGTGCGCAAGCTCGTCAAATTATTGTACATGGTCATGTGTTAGTTAATGGTAAAAAAGTTTCATCGCCATCTTATCTAGTTTCAGTCAATGATACTATAGCACTTGATAATGCTGTGGAAAAGAAAGAAGCATTTTTGGATCAAGTTGTAGACAAGCGTATGAAAATGGGGATTAAAGTTCCTGAATGGCTTGAATTAAACAAACAAGAGCGTAAGGGTATTGTATTACGTGATCCTGTACGTGCTGATATTCAAGTGCCTATTGAAGAGCATTTAATTGTTGAATTGTATTCTAAGTAA
- the secY gene encoding preprotein translocase subunit SecY — MILLKNFINIFFVPELRRKVLYTLGILIVFRLGSHIPVIGIDIDRLLAMMQQPTGLGGLFSYLDLFSGGNLRQCTLFALGIMPYITASIMMQMLTLSVPNLEQLAKEGEYGRKIINQYTRYLTLGVCILQSFSLAVLFERMNLVIDPGWAFRFIFILSITVGALFVMWLGEQISLFGIGNGTSMIIFAGIVARFPGDVIKLIGAVQERLLDPLVAVLAVAIVITVTACIVFLEKGERKIPVQYTRRVVGQRVYGGQSTYIPFKINTAGVMPVIFSTAVLNIPVFLSSVLAARFESFKWVVESFAPTGILYSVLLFILIMFFSFFYTALQFNPDELAENIKKGGGFIPGIRPGKKTAEFFNYILMRLGTVGAVYLGILALFPTIIHAALRLPFYLSIMGGTSLLIVVGVALETAAQIESYLIEHRYEGFLTSGRLKGR; from the coding sequence GTGATTCTCTTAAAAAACTTCATCAATATTTTTTTTGTTCCTGAATTAAGACGTAAAGTTTTATACACGTTGGGAATTCTAATTGTTTTTAGATTAGGTAGTCATATTCCCGTTATTGGTATAGACATCGATCGATTGCTTGCAATGATGCAACAACCGACAGGTTTAGGTGGATTATTTTCTTATTTAGATTTGTTTTCCGGGGGTAATCTACGGCAATGTACTTTATTTGCACTTGGTATTATGCCGTACATTACGGCATCTATTATGATGCAAATGTTAACTTTATCAGTTCCTAACTTAGAACAATTAGCTAAAGAAGGCGAATATGGTCGCAAGATTATTAATCAATATACACGGTATCTTACGCTAGGTGTATGTATATTGCAAAGCTTTAGTCTTGCCGTACTATTTGAACGTATGAATTTGGTAATAGATCCGGGTTGGGCTTTTCGTTTTATATTTATCCTTTCTATTACAGTCGGCGCGCTCTTTGTTATGTGGCTGGGTGAACAAATTTCATTATTTGGTATTGGCAATGGTACTTCAATGATTATTTTTGCAGGTATTGTTGCTCGTTTTCCAGGGGATGTTATTAAACTGATTGGTGCTGTTCAAGAGCGTTTACTTGATCCTTTAGTAGCAGTATTAGCAGTTGCTATTGTTATTACCGTGACTGCATGTATCGTGTTCTTAGAGAAGGGTGAACGTAAGATACCAGTGCAATATACGCGACGTGTTGTTGGTCAACGAGTTTATGGGGGACAAAGTACCTATATACCATTTAAAATTAATACTGCTGGGGTTATGCCGGTAATTTTTTCTACGGCTGTTTTGAATATTCCAGTATTTCTATCGTCTGTGCTTGCAGCACGATTTGAATCGTTTAAATGGGTTGTAGAAAGCTTTGCTCCAACCGGTATTTTGTATAGTGTTTTACTCTTCATACTAATCATGTTTTTCTCATTTTTCTATACAGCATTGCAATTTAATCCAGATGAACTAGCAGAAAACATTAAAAAAGGTGGTGGATTTATTCCGGGCATTCGTCCAGGCAAAAAGACTGCTGAATTTTTTAATTATATCTTGATGCGTTTGGGAACAGTTGGAGCTGTATATTTGGGGATACTTGCATTATTTCCAACTATTATTCATGCTGCATTACGGTTACCATTTTATTTAAGTATTATGGGCGGTACCTCATTACTTATCGTGGTGGGTGTAGCTTTAGAAACGGCTGCTCAAATAGAATCATATCTTATTGAGCATCGGTATGAAGGATTTTTGACTTCTGGCAGATTGAAAGGTCGATAA
- a CDS encoding nucleoside monophosphate kinase, translating into MIGGQQNVFIFIGPPGSGKGSISSLCTEKFGWKQLSTGNLCRKHIARQTKIGKEIDFAIKSGKLVSDSLITGMVIDWFMQMGDQDGITILDGFPRTRAQAESFNELLEQQLDHLKLHVIRFGIRDESIIARLCGRYICQNKECQAVYSLLPGSALAPQCENVCDKCGMVIGRRKDDEENAVRERLEIYHRHEKQLLDFYRQIERHIHEIDADKSLHHVFEDFKSVVGLDLV; encoded by the coding sequence GTGATCGGTGGACAGCAAAACGTATTCATTTTTATAGGGCCTCCAGGCTCTGGAAAAGGCTCAATATCAAGCTTATGTACAGAAAAATTTGGCTGGAAACAACTTTCTACTGGTAACTTGTGCAGAAAGCATATAGCTCGGCAAACAAAAATCGGTAAGGAGATAGATTTTGCCATAAAATCTGGTAAACTAGTTTCAGATAGTCTTATTACTGGCATGGTAATTGACTGGTTTATGCAAATGGGGGATCAGGATGGTATCACTATTTTAGATGGTTTTCCACGTACCCGTGCCCAGGCAGAATCATTTAATGAGCTTTTAGAACAACAGCTTGATCATTTGAAATTACATGTGATTCGTTTCGGTATTCGAGATGAATCAATTATAGCGCGGTTATGTGGTAGATATATCTGTCAAAACAAAGAATGTCAGGCAGTTTATTCACTATTGCCAGGATCAGCTTTAGCTCCTCAGTGTGAAAATGTGTGTGATAAGTGTGGAATGGTTATTGGTCGCAGAAAAGATGATGAAGAAAATGCAGTGCGTGAACGATTAGAAATTTATCATCGTCATGAAAAGCAGTTGCTTGATTTTTATCGTCAGATAGAACGACATATTCATGAAATTGATGCAGATAAATCATTACATCACGTGTTTGAAGATTTTAAGAGTGTTGTAGGACTTGATCTAGTATGA
- the rpmJ gene encoding 50S ribosomal protein L36: MKVRTSVKPMCKDCRIIKREGIVRIICRKNPKHKQRQG; the protein is encoded by the coding sequence ATGAAAGTACGGACATCCGTAAAACCAATGTGCAAAGATTGCCGCATTATTAAACGTGAAGGCATAGTGCGTATTATTTGCAGAAAAAATCCAAAACATAAACAGCGTCAAGGTTAG
- the rpsH gene encoding 30S ribosomal protein S8: protein MSIDSIGNFLTVIRNGIMVARPSITTPHSKMRYAIANILKDEGFIRDVVVIDQDNNKKALKVILKYVDGESAIHEIQRASTPGRRKYTKTGNIQPVIGGLGLSILTTNRGVISHKQAEELGVGGEVICTVW from the coding sequence ATGTCAATTGATTCTATTGGTAATTTTCTTACTGTCATTCGTAACGGTATTATGGTTGCGAGACCTTCTATTACTACACCACATTCTAAAATGCGCTATGCAATTGCAAATATTTTAAAAGACGAAGGCTTTATTCGTGATGTGGTTGTGATTGACCAAGATAACAATAAGAAAGCATTAAAAGTTATATTGAAATATGTGGATGGTGAATCTGCAATTCACGAAATTCAACGAGCAAGTACTCCAGGACGTCGTAAATATACAAAAACAGGTAATATTCAACCAGTTATCGGTGGATTGGGTTTATCTATTTTGACTACTAATCGTGGTGTAATCTCACATAAACAGGCAGAAGAATTAGGTGTTGGCGGTGAAGTTATTTGTACCGTCTGGTAA
- a CDS encoding DNA-directed RNA polymerase subunit alpha gives MSKKEYKALTIPRLTWNKKELSETHGELIAQPLEPGFGITLGNALRRVLLAAVEGSAVTSVIIKNINNEFASIPGVVEDAMQLSLNIKGIVVASTDGKPGKMRLNVKGDAVAKVSDISADSNLKLINKDHVLAHVSEGGELDIEFFVEPGRGYQSAQWPVDKAYQEDGRMYLDAMFSPITKVMFDVEKTRVGQDIDYDKLTLKIDTDGSENPVDVLHYAVSVLRTQLEHFLASAEIPFNEISAVPEEEKVVAPVQLDQLGLKGISVDLLLKPIEELELSVRAHNCLIQAGIKRVIDLVNASEDDILKIKNFGRKSLNEVKDSMKAFNLSFGMNINEEDIKRVLKSRED, from the coding sequence ATGAGCAAGAAGGAATATAAAGCGCTTACGATTCCGCGGTTGACGTGGAATAAAAAAGAGCTAAGTGAAACCCATGGTGAGCTGATTGCTCAACCACTTGAACCGGGTTTTGGGATAACATTGGGTAATGCATTACGTCGTGTATTGCTTGCTGCGGTGGAAGGTTCAGCGGTTACTTCAGTAATTATAAAAAATATCAATAATGAATTTGCAAGTATACCTGGCGTAGTAGAAGATGCTATGCAATTGTCTCTTAATATTAAGGGTATTGTGGTTGCCAGCACTGATGGTAAGCCAGGCAAAATGCGTCTTAATGTTAAAGGTGATGCTGTTGCAAAAGTTTCTGATATTTCTGCAGATAGTAATCTTAAATTGATTAATAAAGATCATGTACTTGCACATGTTTCTGAAGGTGGCGAGTTAGACATTGAATTTTTTGTTGAACCAGGGCGTGGATATCAATCTGCGCAATGGCCGGTAGATAAGGCATATCAAGAAGATGGCCGTATGTATCTAGATGCTATGTTTTCTCCGATTACTAAAGTGATGTTTGATGTGGAAAAAACTCGTGTTGGTCAAGATATCGATTACGATAAATTAACTTTGAAAATTGATACTGATGGTTCTGAGAATCCAGTAGATGTTTTACATTATGCAGTTTCAGTATTGCGTACTCAATTAGAACATTTCTTGGCAAGTGCAGAAATCCCATTCAATGAAATATCTGCGGTTCCAGAAGAAGAAAAAGTAGTAGCGCCAGTTCAACTTGATCAATTAGGTCTCAAGGGTATATCAGTTGATTTATTATTGAAACCAATTGAAGAATTAGAATTATCAGTACGTGCGCATAATTGCTTGATCCAAGCTGGTATCAAACGAGTAATTGATTTAGTAAATGCTTCTGAAGATGATATCCTTAAAATCAAAAACTTTGGACGTAAGTCATTGAATGAAGTTAAAGATAGCATGAAAGCATTTAACTTATCATTTGGTATGAATATTAACGAAGAAGATATTAAGAGAGTACTCAAGTCACGTGAAGACTAG
- the rpsE gene encoding 30S ribosomal protein S5, translated as MAEKKENTFVDHVISVRRVTKVTKGGKRFSFSAFVVSGDRNGQVGVALGKSKEVASAIAKATNRARKDMITIPLRGVTVPYEVEGKHGACKVVIRPASEGTGLIAGGAVRSILDALGAKNVLTKSLGSKNGQNVAKATLNALAKLRSAEQLAKMRGKTIKEIVGAKNGRTA; from the coding sequence ATGGCTGAAAAAAAAGAAAATACTTTTGTCGATCATGTAATAAGTGTGCGGCGAGTTACAAAAGTAACTAAAGGTGGAAAGAGATTCTCTTTTTCTGCATTTGTAGTTTCTGGAGATCGCAATGGACAAGTGGGTGTTGCTTTAGGTAAAAGTAAAGAAGTTGCATCCGCAATAGCAAAAGCTACAAATCGTGCGCGTAAAGACATGATTACTATTCCATTACGTGGCGTGACTGTGCCGTATGAAGTAGAAGGAAAACACGGCGCATGTAAGGTTGTAATTCGTCCGGCATCAGAAGGTACAGGTCTTATAGCGGGTGGTGCAGTTCGTTCAATTTTGGATGCACTTGGTGCAAAAAATGTATTGACTAAATCACTTGGTTCAAAAAATGGACAAAATGTTGCAAAAGCTACGTTAAATGCTCTTGCTAAATTACGTTCTGCAGAACAACTAGCAAAAATGCGTGGCAAAACAATTAAAGAAATTGTAGGGGCAAAAAATGGCAGAACTGCATAA
- the rpsK gene encoding 30S ribosomal protein S11, whose product MAYKKKSKKVKRRVDSAVAHVKSSFNNTLVSITTPEGDVILRNSAGRLGYKGSRKGTPFAASQIAANLAKEMVAMGVKNVEVNMQGPGSGRDSVVRALQAAGLHISMLRDVTPLPHNGCRPPKKRRV is encoded by the coding sequence ATGGCTTACAAGAAAAAATCTAAAAAAGTTAAACGTCGCGTAGACTCTGCTGTAGCGCACGTAAAATCTTCTTTTAATAACACGCTAGTTTCTATTACGACTCCAGAAGGTGATGTAATATTACGTAATAGTGCAGGGAGACTTGGTTATAAAGGATCTCGCAAAGGTACACCATTTGCAGCATCACAAATAGCAGCAAATTTAGCAAAAGAAATGGTTGCTATGGGTGTGAAAAATGTTGAAGTGAATATGCAAGGTCCAGGTTCTGGCCGCGATTCAGTTGTTCGTGCATTGCAGGCAGCAGGCCTCCATATTTCAATGTTACGAGATGTGACCCCGTTGCCACATAATGGATGCCGTCCACCGAAAAAACGCAGAGTGTAA
- the rplR gene encoding 50S ribosomal protein L18 — MAISRKDRIRAKRRGLRVRGHVKQYSVLPRVSIFRSLNHIYAQIIDDNTHTTVASCSSLELKDVSGDKKSIAAAVGKELAKRVQEKGIQAAAFDRGKFLYHGRVQALADGLREGGLKI; from the coding sequence GTGGCTATAAGTAGAAAAGATAGGATTCGAGCTAAAAGACGCGGACTTCGTGTACGTGGTCACGTGAAGCAGTACAGTGTGCTACCACGTGTTTCAATATTTCGTAGTTTGAATCATATTTATGCACAAATTATTGATGATAATACGCATACAACCGTAGCAAGTTGTTCGTCATTAGAATTAAAAGATGTTTCTGGTGACAAAAAATCAATAGCAGCTGCTGTTGGTAAAGAGCTTGCAAAACGCGTTCAAGAAAAAGGTATACAAGCTGCGGCATTTGATCGTGGCAAATTCTTGTATCACGGTAGAGTACAAGCTCTAGCAGACGGATTGCGTGAAGGCGGTTTAAAAATCTAA
- the rplO gene encoding 50S ribosomal protein L15, producing MAELHKLKSSGKKMKRVGRGGSRGGTSGRGHKGQRARTSGNAPAGFEGGQMPLYRRLPKRGFNNARFQCDTVIVNLVNLDSFNDGDVVTREELIERGIIKRYKSKKPFVVKILGDGELTKKLIIHADAFSQSAKQAVEQAGGEAKLNQER from the coding sequence ATGGCAGAACTGCATAAGTTAAAATCATCTGGTAAAAAAATGAAACGTGTTGGTCGTGGTGGTAGCAGGGGTGGCACATCAGGACGTGGCCATAAAGGGCAACGTGCGCGCACTAGTGGTAATGCTCCAGCAGGATTTGAAGGCGGCCAAATGCCATTGTATCGCCGTTTGCCTAAGCGTGGTTTTAATAACGCACGATTTCAGTGTGATACTGTGATTGTAAATTTGGTTAATCTTGATTCATTTAATGATGGTGATGTTGTAACACGCGAAGAATTAATCGAACGCGGAATCATCAAACGTTATAAAAGTAAGAAACCATTTGTTGTTAAAATTTTAGGTGATGGTGAACTTACTAAAAAATTAATCATACATGCAGATGCATTCAGTCAATCTGCAAAGCAAGCAGTTGAACAGGCTGGAGGGGAAGCTAAGTTAAACCAGGAGAGGTAA
- the rplQ gene encoding 50S ribosomal protein L17: MLHQSGRRKLNLKSSHRRAMLRNQVINLIMYGKLVSTKARVKEAQRLAEKLVTIAREGNTYNARRRALSLLPYKEEALIKLFKEIAPRYTERPGGYTRVIPMGQRMSDTATIAQLEWV, encoded by the coding sequence ATGTTACATCAAAGTGGTAGAAGAAAATTAAATCTTAAATCGTCACACAGACGTGCTATGTTACGTAATCAAGTAATCAACTTGATTATGTACGGTAAACTTGTGTCTACCAAAGCGCGTGTAAAAGAAGCACAGCGTCTTGCAGAAAAATTGGTAACCATTGCACGTGAAGGTAATACCTATAATGCACGTCGTCGCGCATTGTCATTATTACCGTATAAAGAAGAAGCTCTTATAAAGCTTTTCAAAGAAATTGCACCGCGCTATACTGAGCGTCCAGGTGGTTATACTCGTGTTATTCCAATGGGTCAACGTATGAGCGATACTGCAACTATTGCCCAATTGGAGTGGGTATAA
- the rpsM gene encoding 30S ribosomal protein S13, whose amino-acid sequence MARIEGVTLPANKRIEYGLTYLFGIGLTRSRDILRKVNVDFDKRIKDLSDAEVAAIQKEISVNYAVEGELRKEISLNIKRLQEIGSYRGLRHKRGLPVRGQRTKTNARTRKGPKKAPVALKRKITKK is encoded by the coding sequence ATGGCAAGAATAGAAGGTGTTACCTTACCGGCAAATAAACGTATTGAGTATGGCTTGACGTATCTTTTTGGTATTGGGCTTACGCGTTCACGTGATATTTTGCGTAAAGTTAATGTTGATTTCGATAAACGTATAAAAGATTTAAGTGATGCAGAAGTTGCTGCGATTCAAAAAGAAATCTCCGTTAATTATGCGGTAGAAGGTGAATTACGTAAGGAAATTTCACTTAATATTAAGCGTTTACAAGAAATTGGTTCTTACCGTGGGTTGCGCCATAAACGTGGATTACCTGTACGGGGACAACGCACTAAAACAAATGCGCGGACAAGAAAAGGTCCTAAAAAAGCTCCAGTTGCATTAAAACGTAAGATAACGAAAAAATAA
- a CDS encoding NifU family protein, protein MTDQELHRQIEQVFEQIRPNIQMDGGDIEFVRFEDGVVYVRLHGACIGCPASSYTLKLGVEEALKEHIAEVRDVVALEDE, encoded by the coding sequence ATGACTGACCAAGAACTACATAGGCAGATTGAGCAAGTATTTGAACAAATTCGGCCTAACATTCAAATGGATGGCGGTGATATTGAGTTTGTGAGATTTGAAGATGGCGTGGTCTATGTCAGGTTACATGGTGCTTGTATTGGTTGCCCTGCGTCTAGTTATACACTTAAACTTGGCGTAGAAGAAGCACTCAAAGAGCACATTGCAGAAGTCCGTGATGTAGTTGCATTAGAAGATGAATAA
- the infA gene encoding translation initiation factor IF-1, which produces MKQKEDVIRVDGIVKETLPNAMFRVEIEGGHEILAHVSGKMRMHYIRILPGDKVAIELSPYDLKRGRIVLRYK; this is translated from the coding sequence ATGAAGCAAAAAGAAGATGTAATCCGTGTTGATGGCATTGTAAAAGAAACACTGCCTAATGCGATGTTTCGTGTTGAAATTGAGGGTGGTCATGAAATTTTAGCACATGTGTCTGGTAAAATGCGTATGCATTATATACGTATTTTGCCTGGTGACAAAGTTGCTATTGAACTTTCTCCGTATGATCTAAAGCGGGGAAGGATTGTGTTGCGTTATAAATAA